The genomic DNA ACACACCTGTATCCGGCGCACACCATCTGAACGTGCGGATTGCGGGTGATTTTTCCGATGCTCCCTTGCCAAGGCAACGGCTTCTCCACCTTGGGGGCGGTAATACCCTGCGCGGTCACGATTCTAATGTGTTCGCTGGGGATAATCGGTTCCTGATTAACCTGGAGTATCGGTTCATCAAAGAAACAATTCCCAATGAACAAGATGGTGTCTTGGGATGGACCCTCAGTTGCTTCATGGATGCGGGTCGTGTGTGGTGGTATGATGATGCCCCCTTTTCTGACTTTGAATATTTCATGACCCAGTTGGAGGCATCTGTTGGGATTGGAGGCTCCATCTTTTGGGATCCTTTCGGGAATCCCGAACCGTGGAGTGTCGCCCTTGAAGTGGCAGAACCCCTTAATTCGTCTTTTTCCTTACGAAATCCGAGCATCATTTTACGTTTAGGACGCATGTTCTAATGGGTATCGGTTCGGATTTTTTTTCAAAAATCCTTTCAGTCGCCAGTCTTCAGTTAAGAGATTTTCGTTTAACGAGGGGAAACACCCAAGCAAAAACACCCTCTTTTAACTGATAACTGGCAATTGGCAACTGACAACTGACAACTACTAAATATGAAAACAACACTACTCTATACCATCCATAAACAACTCGGTGCGACATTCGAGAAAAAGCATTTAGACTGGAATATCGCTACCGAGTTCACCGATACCATTTCTGAACATCATGCTGTCAGAAACAACGTCGGTATTGCTGACGTGTCCTACCGAGGTCAACATCGGTTAATCGGCGAGGATCGGGCGAAATTTCTACATCGTATTATCTCCAACGATGTTGAAAGTCTCTCCAGTGGGCACGGAACTTACGCCACGATCTTAACGCATCGCGGAAAAATTATAGCCGACATGAACATCTCCGTTCTTGAGGAGGCAATCCGTATTGACACCGCGCCTGAGACCACAGACCTCCTTTTCACGGAATTGGATAAGTACATCATCGCTGACGATGTTGAGATTTTTGATGTAACCGCTGACACCGGAGCAATCGCTGTTCACGGTCCACAGTCGACGGATCTTGTTCAATCTGTGCTGGGTATAAACGAACTCACGTCGCTGCCAGAACGGCATAACTGCTTTCGTGAAGCAGATACGCTTTTTAAATACGCAATTGTCTGCGTGCGAACAGAGGGGACAGGCGAGGTAGGTTGGACGCTTTATACCGCTGCCGAGGGATTAGTTTCGCTCTGGGAAACATTGATGACTGCGGGAGCACGCCTTGACGTTCAACCGATCGGTTGGAATGCCCTTGAGTCGCTCCGCATTGAGGCAGGTATACCGAGATACGGAACGGAATTGACCGATTCTGTTATCCCACTTGAGGCTGAATTAGAACACGCTATCGACTTTGAGAAGGGGTGTTATATCGGACAAGAAATTGTCGCGCGTATGAAGTATCGAGGTCACCCAAATCGGCTCTTGCGCGGTATTGAAATTGATGTAAACTTAACATCGCAAGACTGTCACAGCGATTTCTTGGGGGCGCGGGTCTTTAACGGGGACAGAGAGGTTGGTTGGGTTACGAGTGCTACCTTTGCTCCGACTCTCGGGAAGACGGTTGCCCTCGGTTACGTGCGGATGGCAGTTACTGAAGCAGGCAGCCGTGTGCGAATTGAAACATCAGAAG from Candidatus Poribacteria bacterium includes the following:
- a CDS encoding aminomethyl transferase family protein, yielding MKTTLLYTIHKQLGATFEKKHLDWNIATEFTDTISEHHAVRNNVGIADVSYRGQHRLIGEDRAKFLHRIISNDVESLSSGHGTYATILTHRGKIIADMNISVLEEAIRIDTAPETTDLLFTELDKYIIADDVEIFDVTADTGAIAVHGPQSTDLVQSVLGINELTSLPERHNCFREADTLFKYAIVCVRTEGTGEVGWTLYTAAEGLVSLWETLMTAGARLDVQPIGWNALESLRIEAGIPRYGTELTDSVIPLEAELEHAIDFEKGCYIGQEIVARMKYRGHPNRLLRGIEIDVNLTSQDCHSDFLGARVFNGDREVGWVTSATFAPTLGKTVALGYVRMAVTEAGSRVRIETSEGPLDGTVALLPFLA